One part of the Ruegeria sp. AD91A genome encodes these proteins:
- a CDS encoding AsnC family transcriptional regulator, with translation MRHITDPIDRRLLDEFQRDFPVAERPFQVLGNALGLDEAEVIHRLSRMRATGRITRVGATITPGAVTASTLAAVSAPEDRLEEVAAQIDAEPGVNHNYQREDAWNLWFVATGPDRAHVNNTLARISRSTGLQVLDLRLVRPFNVDLGFRMTGGTKNVPTARKVDASVMREGDRCLLQSLSSGLSLVSEPYAALARSLKRDVIDVMERVEALHAAGIISRLGVIVRHRALGWSANAMVVWDLPAERIDTAGPALAAYPGVTLCYERNPVPDVWPYRLYSMIHARTRSEALETLAGAIALTELAGARHKVLFSTRCFKQTGALIQAKEAAA, from the coding sequence ATGCGACATATTACGGACCCGATCGACCGCCGTCTGCTGGACGAGTTTCAACGCGATTTTCCAGTTGCTGAGAGACCGTTTCAGGTGTTGGGTAACGCTCTCGGGCTGGACGAGGCCGAAGTCATCCATCGCCTGTCTCGGATGCGCGCCACAGGCCGCATTACACGGGTTGGTGCAACCATCACGCCCGGCGCGGTGACGGCCAGCACCCTGGCTGCCGTGTCGGCTCCGGAAGATCGATTGGAGGAGGTCGCCGCCCAGATCGATGCTGAACCCGGTGTGAACCACAATTATCAACGTGAAGACGCGTGGAACCTGTGGTTTGTCGCGACCGGGCCGGATCGCGCGCATGTCAACAATACCCTTGCGCGGATCAGTCGATCCACCGGATTGCAAGTGCTGGACTTGCGGCTGGTGCGTCCTTTCAACGTGGATCTTGGGTTTCGCATGACTGGAGGCACCAAAAACGTGCCCACAGCGCGAAAGGTCGATGCATCTGTCATGCGCGAGGGCGATCGTTGCCTGCTACAGTCTCTGAGTTCCGGGCTATCTTTGGTCTCAGAACCCTACGCCGCTCTGGCTCGTTCGCTGAAACGGGATGTCATCGACGTGATGGAGCGGGTCGAAGCCTTGCATGCCGCCGGAATAATCTCGCGGCTCGGCGTCATCGTGCGTCACCGGGCGCTTGGCTGGTCGGCCAATGCGATGGTGGTCTGGGATCTGCCGGCAGAGCGGATCGACACCGCTGGTCCCGCTTTGGCCGCCTACCCAGGGGTGACTTTGTGCTATGAGCGTAATCCGGTGCCCGATGTCTGGCCATATCGCCTGTATTCCATGATCCATGCCAGAACCCGAAGCGAGGCCTTGGAAACATTGGCGGGTGCGATTGCACTGACCGAACTGGCCGGAGCACGGCACAAGGTTCTCTTCTCAACCCGCTGTTTCAAGCAGACCGGAGCGCTGATTCAGGCCAAGGAGGCTGCCGCATGA
- a CDS encoding NnrS family protein — protein sequence MTAVIARVFSEGFRVFFLSAGLYGVFAGVAWGVWLASLDGLMPYMEQSYAMPPVMWHAHEMIFGYATAALGGFFLTAVPNWTGAPEARARFITLVALIWMAGRLTVWFSGGLSPMVVAIVDLSFVPILALKIASQLVRRPKPQNVVFLYLLVLVLASNVMVHLEWMGVTVDTLNTGIRAGLLTLCSMIAILGGRITPAFTRNAMKRAGQPEASWPVSVAWLDRATMILALLLPLLVLALDVGPLAGSVALAMGGVQMMRMARWRTGWALRQPILIALHLGLGMLALGLILWGLAAIGMGNEIGALHVLGIGCVGGMTLAVMSRAALGHSGRPLVAPKPMAIAYGLMAVAALVRWLGSGLAGGYMTAMLTADGFWIAATGLYLFAMWPALTGPRAVKQT from the coding sequence ATGACAGCTGTAATCGCACGTGTTTTCAGTGAAGGGTTCCGGGTCTTTTTCCTCTCGGCGGGTCTTTATGGTGTGTTTGCAGGGGTCGCGTGGGGCGTGTGGTTGGCGTCGCTGGACGGGCTGATGCCTTACATGGAACAAAGTTACGCCATGCCCCCGGTCATGTGGCACGCTCATGAGATGATTTTTGGATATGCAACGGCCGCTCTGGGCGGCTTCTTTCTGACCGCCGTGCCGAACTGGACTGGTGCGCCCGAGGCGCGGGCCCGTTTTATCACGCTAGTCGCATTGATCTGGATGGCCGGGCGCCTGACGGTCTGGTTTTCCGGAGGGTTGTCACCCATGGTCGTCGCGATCGTGGACCTGAGTTTTGTTCCCATTCTGGCGCTGAAGATTGCCAGTCAACTGGTCCGTCGGCCCAAGCCTCAGAATGTGGTGTTTCTGTATCTTCTGGTTCTGGTTCTGGCCTCGAATGTAATGGTTCACTTGGAATGGATGGGGGTCACGGTGGATACACTGAACACCGGCATCCGGGCCGGGCTTTTGACCTTGTGTTCGATGATTGCGATCCTGGGCGGCCGGATTACGCCAGCTTTTACCCGCAATGCAATGAAGAGAGCTGGTCAACCCGAAGCATCGTGGCCGGTATCTGTGGCCTGGTTGGACAGGGCGACGATGATTCTGGCATTGCTGCTGCCCCTGCTTGTGCTTGCACTTGATGTCGGGCCTCTTGCGGGAAGCGTTGCGCTGGCGATGGGTGGTGTTCAAATGATGCGCATGGCGCGTTGGAGAACCGGATGGGCTTTGCGTCAACCGATCCTGATCGCCCTGCATCTGGGCCTCGGGATGCTGGCCTTGGGTCTGATTCTTTGGGGGTTGGCAGCCATTGGAATGGGAAATGAGATCGGCGCGCTCCATGTTCTGGGCATCGGTTGCGTTGGCGGCATGACCCTTGCCGTCATGAGCCGCGCCGCCTTGGGCCACAGCGGTCGTCCCCTTGTCGCGCCAAAGCCCATGGCGATTGCCTATGGCTTGATGGCGGTTGCTGCGCTTGTGCGTTGGCTGGGGTCCGGACTGGCGGGAGGTTACATGACAGCGATGCTGACCGCAGACGGGTTTTGGATCGCCGCAACAGGACTGTACCTGTTTGCCATGTGGCCTGCCCTGACGGGCCCCCGTGCCGTGAAACAAACCTGA
- a CDS encoding Hint domain-containing protein, whose product MANYSYIGYAPGVITVDFNFGPDFITLDPNFDPATDRRVFDVTDAAGGTILNGANPLPDTGTVFNGDRFNNENGDDATQTGVVTNLNGSTTFANGDIYLEESYSLTNPAGGTIDVFRVEVEGTLVGYITSEPLVPGLTYTFQASNVTPTNAPDTTDPSAIVDVPCFVAGTRIMAPTGPTPVEDLKVGDVVLTADNGPQHIRWIGTRHLDQATLRTRLRLKPIRIEAGSLGDQLPQRDLFVSPQHRMLVRSPIAVRMFDAEEVLVPAHILVGVPGISVAEDTCAVTYVHLLFDRHEVIYAEGAPSESLLTGAQALSSVHPDARSEILELFPELGQRNYVPPAARRIPDKGKRARALIRRHIKNERPLIAGR is encoded by the coding sequence ATGGCAAACTATTCCTATATTGGTTACGCCCCCGGAGTCATTACGGTCGATTTTAATTTTGGCCCCGACTTCATTACGCTTGACCCCAATTTCGATCCCGCAACAGACCGTCGTGTATTTGATGTCACCGATGCAGCTGGCGGAACGATCCTGAACGGGGCGAACCCTCTGCCCGATACTGGCACTGTGTTCAATGGTGACCGCTTCAATAACGAAAACGGTGACGACGCCACGCAAACTGGTGTGGTGACCAACCTGAACGGATCGACTACTTTTGCCAACGGAGACATCTACCTTGAAGAATCCTACTCCCTGACCAATCCAGCGGGCGGGACGATTGACGTGTTTCGGGTCGAAGTTGAAGGCACATTGGTTGGCTACATCACGTCCGAGCCTCTGGTTCCGGGTCTGACCTATACATTCCAGGCTTCGAACGTTACTCCGACCAACGCCCCTGACACTACGGATCCCTCCGCGATTGTCGATGTACCGTGCTTTGTGGCGGGAACACGGATCATGGCCCCGACCGGTCCAACACCAGTCGAGGATCTGAAAGTTGGCGATGTCGTTTTGACCGCAGACAATGGGCCGCAACACATACGTTGGATTGGCACGCGACATCTGGACCAAGCGACGCTTCGCACCCGTCTGAGGCTGAAGCCCATCCGGATCGAGGCCGGTTCACTGGGCGATCAGTTGCCCCAGCGCGATCTGTTCGTGTCACCGCAACACCGTATGCTGGTCCGGTCCCCGATTGCCGTCAGAATGTTCGACGCCGAAGAAGTTCTTGTTCCTGCTCACATTCTTGTGGGCGTCCCTGGCATTTCGGTCGCCGAGGACACTTGTGCGGTGACCTATGTCCATCTTTTGTTCGACCGTCATGAAGTCATCTATGCAGAAGGCGCACCTTCCGAAAGCCTGCTCACCGGCGCGCAGGCCCTGTCCAGTGTTCACCCTGACGCAAGGTCAGAAATTCTTGAACTGTTCCCTGAATTGGGTCAGCGCAATTACGTTCCGCCGGCCGCACGACGGATACCGGATAAAGGGAAACGTGCCCGTGCGCTGATCCGTCGCCATATCAAAAACGAGCGGCCTCTGATCGCTGGAAGATAA
- a CDS encoding AsnC family transcriptional regulator: MIDATDRQIIEALQGGLPLTPAPYVQVAHELGLQEDDLLERLSSLKARGVIRRIAAAPNHYKLGMTSNGMTVWDVQDDLIGELGAHIGALPFVTHCYERPRALPDWPYNLFAMVHGQSRDEVEDKRGQIAAILGSACRGSDILYSTRILKKTGLRLRQKG; the protein is encoded by the coding sequence ATGATCGACGCAACAGACAGACAGATTATCGAGGCGCTGCAGGGGGGCTTACCCCTGACCCCGGCCCCGTATGTTCAGGTTGCCCACGAGCTGGGGCTGCAGGAAGATGATTTGCTTGAGAGACTGTCATCCCTCAAAGCGCGCGGGGTGATCCGACGGATCGCCGCAGCCCCCAACCACTATAAGCTGGGCATGACATCGAACGGCATGACCGTCTGGGATGTACAGGATGACCTGATCGGCGAACTGGGCGCTCATATCGGGGCCCTGCCCTTCGTCACCCATTGTTATGAACGGCCTCGCGCTCTGCCCGACTGGCCCTACAACCTGTTCGCCATGGTCCACGGCCAGTCGCGCGACGAGGTCGAAGACAAACGCGGCCAGATCGCCGCGATTCTGGGATCGGCCTGCCGGGGCAGCGACATCCTCTATTCCACGCGCATCCTGAAAAAGACCGGGCTGCGCCTGAGACAGAAAGGTTGA
- a CDS encoding plastocyanin/azurin family copper-binding protein, with the protein MKPQRLLPALLLLAAPAWADETAEICAEAEERYVELFGEPSSAVEDAEVVLMYKYNFCPSELTVKAGTTVRWVNVDKRTSHSVLLKDGSKPESDRLFPEESVELTFLTPGPQDYLCGPHWETQNMIGMITVEP; encoded by the coding sequence ATGAAACCCCAACGCCTTCTTCCCGCGCTACTGCTTCTGGCCGCGCCCGCCTGGGCGGACGAGACCGCCGAAATCTGTGCCGAGGCTGAAGAGCGCTACGTCGAGCTGTTCGGAGAACCCTCGTCCGCTGTCGAGGACGCTGAAGTGGTACTTATGTATAAATACAATTTTTGCCCGTCCGAATTGACGGTTAAGGCAGGCACAACTGTCCGGTGGGTGAATGTCGACAAACGCACCAGCCACTCAGTTCTGTTGAAGGACGGAAGCAAACCTGAAAGTGATCGCCTGTTCCCGGAGGAATCAGTTGAGCTGACCTTCCTCACGCCAGGCCCACAGGACTATCTGTGCGGCCCGCACTGGGAGACACAGAACATGATCGGAATGATCACCGTCGAACCCTGA
- a CDS encoding cytochrome D1 domain-containing protein yields MKHFILGLAATLMMSTAQAEPTATGDLGLVIERAKGSVLLVDQSDRAALARIEGLGDLSHASLVYSPDERFAYVFGRDGGLTKIDIVTRQVVNRVVQAGNAIGGAISDDGKLVAVSNYEPGGVRVFDADTLEIVADIPTDSKTIGLVDAPGRRFVFTMWDTGETWIVDFAQGAPEITKIPDMGKNPYDALITANGRTYITGLFGEDGLTALDLWSESPEPIRVLPDYGRGQEEMPVYKMPHLEGWALTGSEFVLPAVGHHEVLWIDAETLTETGRTKTHGQPVFAMARPDGRQVWVNFAHPLNDTIQVIDSVSKEIIHEFKPGPAVLHMEFTPRGHEVWISVRDANKVMVYDTHSFEKLREIDADSPSGIFFTARAHRTGL; encoded by the coding sequence ATGAAACACTTCATCCTTGGCCTTGCAGCCACATTGATGATGTCCACAGCTCAGGCTGAACCAACCGCGACAGGCGATCTTGGCCTCGTCATCGAACGCGCCAAGGGCTCGGTTCTGCTGGTGGATCAATCCGACCGTGCAGCTCTGGCCCGGATTGAGGGGTTGGGCGATCTGTCTCATGCATCTCTAGTCTATTCGCCCGATGAACGGTTTGCCTATGTGTTTGGCCGCGACGGAGGACTGACCAAGATCGACATCGTGACCCGTCAGGTCGTGAACCGCGTCGTGCAGGCCGGAAACGCCATTGGAGGAGCGATTTCGGACGATGGTAAGCTTGTGGCTGTTTCGAACTATGAACCCGGTGGCGTGCGCGTCTTTGATGCGGACACTCTGGAGATAGTCGCTGACATCCCGACCGATAGCAAAACCATCGGCCTGGTCGATGCACCGGGTCGGCGGTTCGTTTTCACGATGTGGGACACTGGGGAAACCTGGATAGTCGATTTCGCACAGGGCGCACCAGAGATCACCAAAATCCCGGACATGGGCAAGAACCCCTATGACGCGCTGATTACCGCCAATGGCCGCACCTATATCACCGGCCTGTTTGGCGAGGATGGCCTGACCGCGCTTGATCTGTGGTCCGAATCCCCCGAACCGATCCGCGTTCTGCCCGATTACGGGCGTGGGCAGGAAGAAATGCCGGTCTACAAGATGCCCCATCTGGAAGGCTGGGCGTTGACCGGGAGCGAGTTTGTTCTGCCCGCCGTTGGCCATCACGAGGTTCTCTGGATCGACGCGGAAACCTTGACCGAAACCGGGCGCACCAAAACCCATGGCCAGCCGGTTTTCGCCATGGCACGTCCCGACGGGCGGCAGGTTTGGGTGAATTTCGCCCACCCGTTGAACGATACGATTCAGGTGATCGACAGCGTCAGCAAAGAGATCATCCACGAATTCAAACCCGGCCCGGCCGTATTGCACATGGAGTTCACGCCGCGCGGGCATGAGGTCTGGATCAGCGTGCGCGACGCCAACAAGGTCATGGTCTACGACACGCATAGCTTTGAAAAACTGCGCGAGATCGATGCAGACAGCCCGTCCGGCATTTTCTTCACTGCTCGCGCCCACAGAACAGGGCTGTAA
- a CDS encoding NapC/NirT family cytochrome c has protein sequence MTSEPDKKKPIWRRYFLWGMPVAGIAGAFAAGIIFWGGFNTAMEATNTKEFCISCHEMRDFVYEEYTGTIHDVNRSGVGAVCSDCHVPKDWTHKMIRKIKASKELYGKMVGTINTREKFEAKRVHLAMNEWERMKSTDSRECRNCHDFESMMPEFQKPRARQQHLNAMSVGQTCIDCHKGIAHSDARDRADEEYLEKLEAPNPDFIRPIPPEYLASLEKIEAKEAAEAEAEKAAKKAQQEAVQAQIAAAVDAALAEERTKDSGEEAAAPSGGASDVASNIDWNAVTGSDLKLFYPGQASFEWVQNGKFHGGARPLTKGGDQCTTCHAKELDTIGNKIVAGGDLEPTPIPGKRGVIDATVQAAHDDENLYIRLQWPDAGHNPAPFVDGGKMDPDNQIKVAMMITGTGIELGDQVGCWASCHADNTYMPFAPEADGIAANAEVAGRLSTQDSVTKYISESRTDVEVKGRRGKALGGWDKLQAAEQIEQYLADGTYLDLMRVYADGSATNGYLLEQRVVNDGEIAASAELSGGMWTVVFTRPLNSGAPGDVPLEAGQTYTVGFAIHDDFAAARFHHVTLNTSLALDDDSAFINVVKQ, from the coding sequence ATGACCTCCGAACCGGATAAGAAAAAACCGATCTGGCGCCGGTATTTCCTATGGGGAATGCCTGTGGCCGGTATCGCCGGAGCCTTTGCCGCCGGCATCATCTTCTGGGGCGGGTTCAACACCGCCATGGAAGCCACCAACACCAAGGAATTCTGTATCTCATGTCACGAGATGCGTGATTTTGTTTACGAAGAATATACCGGCACGATTCACGACGTGAACCGTTCGGGTGTGGGTGCGGTCTGTTCCGATTGTCACGTACCCAAAGACTGGACCCACAAGATGATCCGCAAGATCAAGGCGTCCAAAGAGCTGTATGGCAAGATGGTCGGAACCATCAACACCCGCGAAAAGTTCGAAGCCAAGCGTGTGCATCTGGCCATGAATGAATGGGAGCGGATGAAGTCCACCGACTCGCGCGAATGCCGTAACTGTCACGATTTTGAATCGATGATGCCCGAGTTCCAGAAACCCCGTGCCCGTCAGCAGCACCTCAATGCGATGAGCGTCGGACAGACCTGTATCGACTGCCACAAGGGGATTGCACACTCGGATGCACGCGACCGGGCGGACGAAGAGTATCTGGAAAAGCTTGAAGCACCAAACCCGGACTTCATCCGGCCGATCCCACCAGAATACCTGGCCAGTCTTGAAAAGATCGAAGCCAAGGAGGCCGCCGAAGCTGAAGCAGAAAAAGCCGCCAAGAAGGCTCAGCAAGAGGCCGTGCAGGCCCAGATCGCAGCGGCCGTTGACGCTGCTTTGGCGGAAGAACGCACAAAGGATTCCGGTGAAGAGGCCGCAGCACCTTCGGGTGGAGCAAGCGACGTTGCGTCCAACATAGACTGGAACGCCGTGACCGGTTCGGATCTGAAACTGTTCTATCCCGGTCAGGCCTCGTTTGAATGGGTTCAGAACGGCAAGTTCCATGGCGGAGCGCGCCCCCTGACCAAAGGCGGAGATCAATGCACCACCTGCCACGCCAAGGAACTGGACACCATCGGCAACAAGATCGTTGCAGGTGGCGATCTTGAACCGACTCCGATTCCGGGCAAACGCGGTGTCATCGACGCAACCGTTCAAGCGGCACATGACGACGAAAACCTGTACATTCGTCTGCAATGGCCGGACGCAGGTCACAACCCTGCCCCGTTCGTCGATGGCGGCAAGATGGATCCGGACAACCAGATCAAGGTTGCCATGATGATTACCGGCACTGGTATCGAGCTGGGCGATCAGGTGGGTTGCTGGGCCTCGTGCCACGCTGACAACACGTATATGCCTTTTGCGCCCGAAGCGGATGGGATTGCTGCAAACGCAGAAGTTGCCGGTCGCCTCAGCACACAGGACAGCGTAACCAAATACATCAGCGAAAGTCGCACGGATGTTGAGGTCAAAGGCCGCCGTGGCAAAGCTCTAGGTGGCTGGGACAAGTTGCAGGCCGCAGAACAGATCGAGCAGTATCTGGCCGACGGCACCTATCTTGATCTGATGCGTGTCTACGCTGACGGCAGCGCCACCAACGGCTATCTGCTAGAGCAGCGCGTGGTCAATGATGGTGAAATCGCCGCGTCGGCTGAACTGTCCGGCGGCATGTGGACCGTGGTCTTTACCCGCCCACTGAACTCAGGGGCGCCCGGTGATGTGCCGCTGGAAGCAGGCCAGACCTATACCGTCGGCTTTGCCATCCACGACGACTTCGCTGCTGCAAGGTTCCACCACGTGACGCTGAACACCAGCCTGGCACTGGATGACGACAGCGCGTTCATCAACGTGGTCAAACAATAA
- a CDS encoding cytochrome c, giving the protein MAKLGRRDRGIDPTRAGGSPGRSGWAGRTCLTIAVLAATSAFAADVIDPDTLKRLVHQDCGSCHGLSLKGGLGPDLRSETLGHYDADVLTSVILDGIPDTAMPPWRPLISEEEAEWIARYLLEQESQ; this is encoded by the coding sequence ATGGCTAAGCTGGGCAGAAGAGACCGAGGGATTGACCCAACACGTGCCGGCGGATCGCCGGGGCGGTCGGGGTGGGCTGGGCGAACCTGCCTGACCATTGCGGTTCTGGCCGCGACCTCCGCCTTCGCGGCTGATGTCATCGACCCCGACACCCTGAAAAGACTTGTGCATCAGGATTGCGGTTCCTGTCACGGCTTGTCCCTGAAGGGCGGCCTTGGTCCTGACCTGCGCAGTGAAACACTGGGCCACTACGACGCGGATGTTTTGACCAGCGTCATCCTTGACGGCATCCCTGACACCGCGATGCCCCCATGGCGGCCTCTGATCAGTGAAGAAGAAGCCGAGTGGATCGCCCGTTACCTGCTGGAACAGGAGTCACAATGA
- a CDS encoding cytochrome D1 domain-containing protein encodes MSLGISYNKPGRAFGVGLAMLLGSVAAPTFAEEPTLSEEVFESSKQLYFEQCAGCHGVLRKGATGKNLEPHWKKTAADGTVTEGGTLQLGQERLEKIIAWGTEGGMNNFSDIMTEQEIKDMATYIMMEPPKPPEMSLEQMMATRKVYVEEEDYPTEPLHGRNWENFFVVIERDVGKVAVIDGDTKEVLTHIPTGYAVHVLKASEHHALEEPEQPGRFWYTMGRDGKMTKIDLWQTPDKMLVSEVKIAYDARDVAVSGDGKYVIGGGYWPPHFAIVDAQTMEPLKVVSTRGVNVDGEYVEEARVAAIYTTPNEPTWIVAVKELGQLWQVDYTDLDNLRIDKIDSAKFLHDGFFDPTGRYFQIAANASNKMVVVDTETHKLEAMIDTAALPHPGPGANWVDPNCGPVAGTTHLGVGTVTVWGNDPENRPDDAWKVCYEVETDGPGLFVRTHPNSDYIWADQTKHPEPEVQQSVQVISKETGEIVKTIQITEDEGSAAVHFEFNADGTEVWVSKWNLSDSKEPNGQIVIFDAKTLEEIGRIDGLYAPTGKFNVYNRSNHVT; translated from the coding sequence ATGTCACTTGGAATCAGCTACAACAAACCCGGCCGCGCCTTTGGGGTCGGATTGGCAATGTTGTTGGGCAGCGTCGCTGCTCCGACTTTCGCCGAAGAGCCAACTTTGAGCGAAGAAGTCTTTGAATCGTCTAAGCAGCTCTATTTCGAACAATGCGCAGGCTGCCACGGTGTGCTGCGCAAGGGTGCCACAGGTAAAAACCTGGAACCCCACTGGAAAAAGACCGCAGCCGACGGCACGGTAACCGAAGGCGGCACCCTGCAACTGGGGCAGGAACGCCTTGAAAAGATTATCGCCTGGGGTACCGAAGGCGGAATGAACAACTTCTCGGACATCATGACCGAGCAGGAAATCAAGGACATGGCGACCTACATCATGATGGAGCCGCCAAAGCCACCTGAAATGTCGCTGGAACAGATGATGGCGACCCGCAAGGTTTACGTCGAAGAAGAGGACTATCCGACCGAGCCGCTGCACGGTCGTAACTGGGAAAACTTCTTTGTCGTCATCGAACGTGACGTAGGCAAGGTGGCCGTGATTGACGGTGACACCAAAGAGGTCCTGACCCACATCCCGACCGGCTATGCGGTGCATGTTCTCAAAGCATCCGAGCACCACGCGCTGGAAGAGCCGGAACAGCCCGGGCGCTTCTGGTACACCATGGGCCGCGACGGCAAGATGACCAAGATCGACCTCTGGCAGACGCCGGACAAGATGTTGGTATCCGAGGTCAAGATTGCCTATGACGCCCGCGATGTCGCCGTGTCCGGCGATGGCAAATACGTCATCGGTGGTGGCTACTGGCCGCCGCACTTTGCAATCGTTGATGCCCAGACCATGGAACCGCTCAAGGTCGTATCGACCCGTGGCGTGAACGTTGACGGCGAGTATGTGGAAGAAGCCCGTGTGGCCGCCATCTACACCACGCCGAACGAACCCACCTGGATCGTTGCCGTTAAAGAGCTGGGACAGTTGTGGCAGGTCGACTACACCGATCTGGACAACCTTCGGATCGACAAAATCGACAGCGCCAAATTCCTGCATGACGGGTTCTTTGACCCGACCGGCCGGTATTTCCAGATCGCCGCAAACGCGTCGAACAAAATGGTGGTCGTTGATACCGAGACCCACAAGCTTGAGGCGATGATCGACACAGCCGCATTGCCGCACCCGGGTCCGGGCGCCAACTGGGTCGACCCGAACTGTGGGCCTGTGGCCGGCACAACCCACCTTGGTGTCGGTACTGTGACCGTATGGGGTAACGATCCTGAAAACCGTCCGGATGACGCCTGGAAAGTCTGCTACGAAGTGGAAACCGACGGCCCCGGCCTGTTCGTCCGCACCCACCCGAACTCGGATTACATCTGGGCTGACCAGACCAAGCATCCGGAACCGGAAGTGCAGCAATCCGTGCAGGTCATTTCGAAAGAAACCGGCGAGATCGTGAAAACGATCCAGATCACTGAAGACGAAGGCAGCGCCGCTGTTCACTTCGAATTCAACGCCGACGGCACAGAGGTTTGGGTTTCCAAGTGGAACCTGTCGGACTCGAAAGAACCAAATGGTCAGATCGTGATCTTCGACGCGAAGACGCTGGAAGAGATCGGCCGCATCGATGGGCTTTACGCCCCGACCGGCAAGTTCAACGTCTACAACCGGTCGAACCACGTCACCTGA
- a CDS encoding Lrp/AsnC family transcriptional regulator, whose product MTLDQTDRAILNLVQDDLPLTSHPYATVAAELGLSEAELLTRLSRMKEDRVITRFGPFFDAAAMGGAFCLCAMAVRAKDFKTVLTKVNAHPEVAHNYERTHRLNMWFVLATETPEGIEAAADAIERETGICVLRFPKLQEFFIGFRVAA is encoded by the coding sequence ATGACGCTGGACCAAACGGATCGGGCGATCCTGAATCTCGTGCAAGATGATCTGCCACTGACCTCGCATCCTTACGCAACCGTGGCCGCAGAGCTGGGCCTGTCCGAGGCGGAATTGCTGACGCGTCTGAGCCGCATGAAAGAAGACCGCGTCATCACGCGCTTCGGTCCATTTTTCGACGCCGCGGCCATGGGTGGGGCTTTCTGCCTTTGTGCAATGGCCGTTCGAGCCAAAGATTTCAAAACCGTCCTGACCAAAGTCAATGCACATCCCGAGGTGGCCCATAATTATGAACGCACGCACCGGCTGAACATGTGGTTCGTGCTGGCCACCGAAACACCCGAGGGGATCGAGGCCGCTGCCGATGCCATCGAACGGGAAACGGGGATCTGCGTTCTACGTTTCCCCAAACTTCAGGAATTCTTTATCGGCTTTCGGGTAGCGGCATGA
- the cobA gene encoding uroporphyrinogen-III C-methyltransferase produces the protein MSGKVFLIGAGPGDPELMTLRALRMLQEADVVVYDRLVSADILNLHAEGARLIPVGKAPKCHTVPQDRINEILLEEASAGHTVARLKGGDPMIFGRGSEEAAYLIARSVAVEYAPGITAAQGASCSTGVPLTHRGLATSVQYVTGHRQADKVLDLDWKRLADPDSTLVVYMGVANIGQIAMGLMTENLPGSTPVLAVGKTTTPDERRLVSRLDQLATDVRTAELKAPTLFIIGKVVSLYAERPLTELLEQAHG, from the coding sequence ATGAGCGGTAAGGTATTTCTGATTGGCGCAGGCCCCGGCGATCCCGAACTGATGACCCTGCGCGCACTGCGGATGCTGCAAGAAGCGGACGTAGTGGTTTATGACAGGCTGGTGTCAGCCGACATTCTGAATTTACACGCGGAAGGCGCACGGCTGATCCCTGTCGGCAAAGCCCCCAAATGCCACACCGTTCCGCAGGACCGCATCAACGAAATACTGCTCGAAGAGGCCAGCGCTGGTCACACGGTTGCACGGCTGAAGGGCGGCGACCCCATGATCTTTGGTCGCGGCTCGGAAGAGGCTGCTTACCTGATTGCCCGCAGTGTTGCTGTCGAGTACGCACCGGGCATTACGGCAGCCCAGGGGGCGTCTTGTTCGACGGGTGTGCCGCTGACCCATCGCGGGCTGGCAACCTCGGTTCAATATGTCACCGGGCACAGGCAGGCCGACAAAGTGCTGGATCTGGACTGGAAACGTCTTGCCGATCCGGACTCGACATTGGTGGTTTATATGGGCGTTGCCAATATCGGTCAGATCGCCATGGGACTGATGACCGAAAACCTGCCGGGCTCGACACCGGTTCTGGCAGTGGGCAAGACCACAACACCTGATGAGCGTCGTCTTGTGTCACGGCTTGACCAACTGGCCACGGATGTGCGCACAGCCGAGCTGAAGGCGCCGACGCTGTTTATCATTGGCAAGGTGGTTTCGCTCTATGCCGAACGGCCTTTGACCGAGCTTCTGGAACAGGCCCATGGCTAA